From Cellulophaga lytica DSM 7489, a single genomic window includes:
- a CDS encoding DUF7009 family protein has protein sequence MKIRIRGNSIRYRLTKSEVEAFCKTGYFAQKTEFNTTLFCYEIKIKKNINSLQTDFANNTITIYVPNSYTKDWATNSVVGFNNNYITPQGKTLFILVEKDFVCMDETVEDQSDNYPNPNA, from the coding sequence ATGAAAATACGAATTAGAGGAAATTCTATTAGGTACAGACTTACTAAAAGTGAAGTAGAAGCATTTTGTAAAACTGGTTATTTTGCTCAAAAAACGGAGTTTAACACAACGCTATTCTGTTATGAAATAAAAATAAAAAAAAATATAAACAGTCTACAAACAGACTTTGCCAACAATACAATAACTATTTACGTCCCTAACAGTTACACCAAAGACTGGGCTACTAACTCTGTAGTTGGTTTTAATAACAATTACATTACACCACAAGGTAAAACGCTTTTTATTTTAGTAGAAAAAGATTTTGTTTGTATGGATGAAACTGTAGAAGACCAGTCTGACAATTACCCAAACCCTAATGCTTAA
- the cobA gene encoding uroporphyrinogen-III C-methyltransferase encodes MLASTPKVSLVGAGPGSVDLITRRGFKVLQQASVVLYDALVSKELLNEIDIEIPKIYVGKRCGEHSFTQNDINKLIVKNAYAYGHVVRLKGGDPFVFGRASEEIEYVESFGIPVTVVPGVSSAISVPASQGIPVTRRGISSSFWVMTATKKDGSFSGDLTLAAKSSATLVILMGIRKFEEIVQEVAKQRNKTTPFAIIQNGTLDKETCITGTLLNYKTVKKDINTALPGVIVIGDVVAEHPSFFEEELQRVLQSGL; translated from the coding sequence ATGTTAGCAAGTACTCCAAAAGTTAGTTTAGTAGGTGCAGGTCCCGGTAGTGTAGACCTTATTACACGTAGAGGATTTAAGGTCTTGCAGCAGGCATCTGTAGTTTTGTATGATGCACTGGTAAGTAAAGAATTACTAAATGAAATAGATATAGAAATACCAAAAATATACGTAGGGAAACGATGTGGAGAACATTCTTTTACTCAAAATGATATTAATAAGTTGATTGTTAAAAATGCGTATGCATACGGACACGTTGTACGTTTAAAAGGCGGAGATCCTTTTGTGTTTGGTAGGGCTAGTGAAGAAATAGAGTATGTAGAGTCTTTTGGTATACCTGTAACTGTTGTGCCAGGTGTAAGCAGTGCTATTTCTGTACCAGCTAGTCAAGGTATACCTGTTACACGCAGAGGAATTAGTAGTAGTTTTTGGGTAATGACAGCTACAAAAAAAGATGGTTCTTTTTCTGGAGATTTAACTTTAGCAGCAAAATCTTCTGCAACATTAGTAATATTAATGGGTATACGTAAGTTTGAAGAAATTGTGCAAGAAGTTGCAAAACAAAGAAATAAAACAACACCTTTTGCTATAATTCAAAACGGAACTTTAGATAAAGAAACCTGTATAACAGGTACTTTATTAAATTATAAAACAGTTAAAAAGGATATTAATACTGCGCTTCCTGGTGTTATAGTTATTGGTGATGTTGTTGCAGAACACCCCTCCTTTTTTGAAGAAGAATTGCAACGAGTACTTCAGTCTGGCTTATAA
- a CDS encoding ATP-binding protein, translated as MSYNKLEKSLDNTTFLRIRKWYLLALLAIAFSIVFSQVLIQMHLNSQLNDSRVINVAGRQRAYSQKLVKDILLLDRTNLKKEKNLVLKNTKNTLDVWRISHKALQFGNDSMGIPKEDNKDILALLQKITPHHNAMINAAERIITLKTNATAEDTLSLRKNIDIILKNEKIFLEAMDAIVNKYDSISKTQLEKLKQKEHILVAFSLVILLLEILFIFRPLSIQIRNTITKLLKSKIESEENTLKIEQLYQEKERSLQELQELNFVIDNAALFASIKNNESVVFISKKFQELLGCNTQDLAKPLSEILTTNEGQQQYLKEVFKSNRKNIRNEEIKIRTKKEEDIWLDMSIIPLHKSSKQQSILILCSDITERIENQQKLELLTKQSFEDKILQRKLQASLIVEGQEEERKRIAKDIHDGIGQMLTALKFNIESINLENTDKTEEKIAYLKSLCTDLIKGVRTATFNLTPPELKDHGILPALQKMTVELSKLTGKNILFENKTEKNIRFSSLAETNIYRVAQEAINNAIKYADANYILLSINYNQNTLSVLIDDDGKGFDNSILNKTPQNNSEGGMGLFYMKERINYINGRLFINSTPGKGTRVTINYKPEKTTKQQP; from the coding sequence ATGAGTTATAATAAACTTGAGAAATCTTTAGACAACACCACCTTTTTAAGAATTAGAAAGTGGTACTTATTGGCTTTGTTAGCCATTGCTTTTTCTATAGTATTTTCTCAGGTATTAATACAAATGCATTTAAACTCACAACTAAACGACTCTAGAGTAATAAATGTTGCTGGTAGACAACGTGCTTACAGTCAAAAATTAGTAAAAGACATTTTATTACTAGACAGAACCAATTTAAAAAAAGAAAAAAATCTGGTTTTAAAAAACACAAAAAATACTTTAGACGTTTGGCGTATTTCTCACAAGGCATTACAATTTGGTAATGATTCTATGGGCATACCCAAAGAAGATAATAAAGATATATTAGCATTACTACAAAAAATTACACCACACCACAATGCTATGATTAATGCTGCAGAACGCATTATTACACTTAAAACTAACGCTACAGCAGAAGACACTTTAAGCTTAAGGAAAAACATAGATATCATTTTAAAAAATGAGAAAATATTTTTAGAAGCAATGGATGCTATTGTAAACAAATATGATAGTATTAGTAAAACTCAACTTGAAAAATTAAAGCAAAAAGAGCACATACTTGTTGCTTTCTCATTAGTAATTCTTCTATTAGAAATTCTATTTATTTTTAGACCCTTATCTATACAGATTAGAAACACAATAACGAAACTATTAAAAAGTAAAATTGAATCTGAAGAAAACACTTTAAAAATAGAGCAGTTATATCAAGAAAAAGAGCGCTCTTTACAAGAGTTGCAAGAGTTGAATTTTGTTATAGATAATGCTGCCCTGTTTGCGAGTATTAAAAATAACGAAAGTGTTGTTTTTATTAGTAAAAAATTTCAAGAACTATTGGGCTGTAACACTCAGGATTTAGCCAAGCCATTGTCTGAAATACTCACAACAAATGAAGGCCAACAACAATATCTAAAAGAAGTTTTTAAAAGCAATAGAAAAAATATTAGAAACGAGGAGATAAAAATAAGAACAAAAAAAGAGGAAGATATTTGGTTAGATATGTCCATAATTCCTCTTCATAAATCTTCAAAACAACAAAGCATTTTAATTTTATGTTCTGATATTACAGAGCGTATAGAAAACCAGCAAAAACTAGAACTGCTAACCAAACAAAGTTTTGAAGACAAAATACTACAAAGAAAACTACAAGCTAGCCTAATTGTAGAAGGCCAAGAAGAAGAGCGCAAACGTATTGCAAAAGACATACATGATGGTATTGGACAAATGTTAACTGCGCTAAAATTTAACATAGAATCTATTAACCTTGAAAACACAGATAAAACAGAAGAAAAAATAGCGTACTTAAAATCGTTATGCACAGACTTAATAAAAGGTGTGCGTACAGCTACTTTTAACCTTACACCGCCAGAACTTAAAGACCACGGCATACTACCTGCATTGCAAAAAATGACCGTAGAACTATCTAAACTCACCGGAAAAAACATACTTTTTGAGAACAAAACAGAAAAAAACATTAGGTTTAGTTCCTTAGCAGAAACTAATATTTATAGGGTTGCACAAGAAGCAATAAACAATGCTATTAAATATGCTGATGCTAATTATATTTTACTAAGTATAAACTACAACCAAAATACATTAAGTGTTTTAATTGATGATGATGGTAAAGGGTTTGATAATTCTATTTTAAACAAAACACCTCAAAATAATAGTGAAGGTGGTATGGGATTATTTTATATGAAAGAACGTATAAACTATATAAATGGCAGGCTATTTATTAACTCTACACCTGGTAAAGGAACAAGGGTAACTATAAATTACAAACCAGAAAAAACTACTAAGCAACAACCGTAA
- a CDS encoding DeoR/GlpR family DNA-binding transcription regulator has translation MLKEERQQFILNEVRVHNRVLLTDMADLLKVSMDTIRRDIKELHKEKKLKKVHGGAISLGFNNYSFQFNEVYSLEKKSKIAVKCINLLRNGQVLLLTGGTTNMELARMLPTNLSLTCFTPSLPVANQLMSKPNVEVIFIGGKVSKDAQITMGSAAVNMLNSIKVDICFLGTHSIDLDEGLTEFDWEIVQMKKAMMQSSRKVIAPVISEKLNTKQRYKICDIQQIDMLVTELDSTNEKLVEFKNKNIEVL, from the coding sequence ATGTTAAAAGAAGAAAGACAACAGTTTATTTTAAACGAGGTAAGAGTGCACAATAGAGTGCTCTTAACAGATATGGCAGACCTTTTAAAAGTATCTATGGATACAATTAGAAGAGATATTAAAGAGCTTCATAAAGAGAAAAAGTTAAAAAAAGTGCACGGTGGTGCTATCTCTTTAGGCTTTAATAACTATAGTTTTCAGTTTAATGAAGTATATTCTTTAGAAAAAAAGTCAAAGATTGCAGTAAAATGCATAAACCTTTTGCGTAACGGGCAAGTACTGTTATTAACTGGCGGAACAACCAATATGGAACTGGCAAGAATGCTGCCTACAAATTTATCATTAACCTGTTTTACGCCAAGTTTACCAGTTGCTAATCAATTAATGTCTAAGCCAAATGTAGAGGTAATTTTTATAGGGGGTAAGGTTTCTAAAGATGCACAAATAACAATGGGTTCTGCTGCTGTTAATATGTTAAATAGCATAAAAGTAGACATCTGTTTTTTAGGAACACACTCTATAGATTTAGATGAAGGGTTAACAGAGTTTGACTGGGAGATTGTGCAAATGAAAAAAGCTATGATGCAGTCTTCAAGAAAGGTTATAGCACCTGTTATTTCTGAAAAATTAAATACAAAGCAACGTTACAAAATTTGTGATATTCAACAAATAGATATGCTAGTTACAGAACTAGACTCTACCAATGAAAAACTAGTAGAATTTAAAAATAAAAATATAGAAGTGTTGTAG
- a CDS encoding DUF4202 domain-containing protein has protein sequence MATVNKLKQAFDLFDKANEQDPNKETYQGKTYAKEVLYAMRMTKKLNSFAPNASETLKLTARCQHICRWEIPRDSYEMNRTGYLKWRQDLKKYHAKKASEILTAVGYDQNTIEKVAFLLEKKQLKKNEETQTLEDVICLVFLEYYFEPFAKKYSEEKLIDILQKTWRKMSKEGQDAALKLPLSKSSLELVGKALS, from the coding sequence ATGGCAACAGTAAATAAACTAAAACAAGCTTTTGATCTTTTTGATAAAGCAAACGAACAAGACCCTAATAAAGAAACATACCAAGGTAAAACGTATGCTAAAGAGGTTTTGTATGCTATGCGTATGACAAAAAAATTAAACTCTTTTGCTCCTAATGCTTCAGAAACACTAAAATTAACTGCACGTTGCCAGCATATATGCCGATGGGAAATACCTAGAGATTCTTATGAAATGAACAGAACAGGGTATTTGAAATGGAGACAAGACCTAAAAAAATATCACGCTAAAAAAGCAAGTGAAATTTTAACCGCTGTTGGATATGACCAAAATACCATTGAAAAAGTTGCTTTTTTACTTGAAAAAAAACAATTAAAAAAAAATGAAGAAACACAGACACTAGAAGATGTTATCTGCTTAGTGTTTTTAGAGTATTATTTTGAACCTTTTGCTAAAAAATACTCAGAAGAAAAACTTATTGATATTTTACAAAAAACGTGGCGTAAAATGTCTAAAGAAGGTCAAGATGCTGCTTTAAAATTACCACTATCTAAATCGTCTTTAGAACTTGTAGGTAAGGCATTATCTTAA
- a CDS encoding N-acetylmuramic acid 6-phosphate etherase: MSDYIKITEQPSNYNALETMSSKDLLLGINNEDQKIAEAVKYIIPSITKLVDSIVERYKKGGRLFYIGAGTSGRLGILDASEIPPTFGVIDRVIGIIAGGDKAIRNAVENAEDNLQQAWRDLEEFNITNNDVVVGIAASGTTPYVIGGVTMANEKGLLTACITNNPGSPLAKSVAIPLEINVGPEFVTGSTRMKSGTSQKMVLNMISTALMIKAGRVEGNKMVNMQLSNIKLVDRGTRYLVQELQINYNEAKAILEKYGSVKKAIEAFKKNV; encoded by the coding sequence ATGTCAGATTATATTAAAATTACAGAACAGCCATCAAACTATAATGCATTGGAAACAATGAGTAGTAAAGATCTTTTGTTGGGTATTAATAACGAAGATCAAAAAATAGCAGAAGCTGTTAAGTACATAATACCTTCAATAACAAAATTGGTAGATAGTATTGTGGAGCGCTATAAAAAAGGAGGAAGATTATTTTATATAGGTGCAGGTACTAGTGGTAGATTAGGAATTTTAGATGCTTCAGAAATTCCGCCAACATTTGGTGTTATAGACAGGGTAATAGGTATAATTGCTGGTGGCGATAAAGCCATAAGAAATGCGGTAGAAAACGCAGAAGATAATTTACAGCAAGCATGGAGAGATTTAGAAGAATTTAATATTACAAATAATGATGTTGTAGTAGGGATTGCAGCATCTGGCACAACCCCATATGTTATAGGAGGTGTTACTATGGCAAATGAAAAAGGATTGTTAACTGCTTGCATTACTAATAACCCAGGTTCTCCTTTAGCAAAATCTGTTGCTATTCCTTTAGAAATAAATGTAGGGCCAGAGTTTGTTACGGGTAGCACAAGAATGAAAAGTGGTACATCACAAAAAATGGTGTTAAATATGATTTCTACAGCTTTAATGATTAAAGCTGGTAGGGTAGAAGGCAACAAAATGGTTAATATGCAGCTAAGCAATATTAAGTTGGTAGACAGAGGTACGCGTTATTTAGTACAAGAATTGCAAATTAATTATAATGAGGCAAAAGCAATACTAGAAAAGTATGGCTCGGTAAAAAAGGCTATAGAAGCATTTAAAAAAAATGTTTAA
- the nirD gene encoding nitrite reductase small subunit NirD codes for MITSILKEYSPTALDDVTTWFKAAEITKFPKNGGACVKYKNKQIAVFNFTRENKWYACQNLCPHKMEMVLSRGMIGEDMGTPKVACPLHKNTFSLETGENLNGTLDAIATYPVKIEDGFVYIGFSE; via the coding sequence ATGATAACATCAATTTTAAAAGAGTACTCGCCTACTGCATTAGACGATGTAACTACGTGGTTTAAAGCTGCAGAAATAACTAAATTTCCAAAAAACGGTGGGGCCTGTGTAAAATATAAAAACAAACAAATTGCTGTTTTTAATTTTACACGAGAAAACAAATGGTATGCTTGCCAAAACTTATGTCCGCATAAAATGGAAATGGTACTTTCTCGCGGAATGATTGGCGAAGATATGGGCACACCTAAAGTGGCTTGTCCCCTGCATAAAAATACGTTTTCGTTAGAAACCGGAGAAAATTTAAATGGCACTTTAGATGCTATTGCAACATATCCTGTAAAAATTGAAGATGGTTTTGTGTATATTGGGTTTTCTGAATAG
- the nirB gene encoding nitrite reductase large subunit NirB — translation MKTVIVIGNGMVGYKFCEKFVAQKEYRNFKLLVFGDEPRPAYDRVHLSEFFENQNAKALEMASEDWYTKNGIELMINERVADINRDNKTITTANNRNFSYDYLVLATGSSAFVPPIKGVEKEGVFVYRTIEDLESMLAYAAKLKSTKPKAKAAVLGGGLLGLEAGKAVMDMGLEPHIVEFAPKLMPRQLDSRSSQVLQLKLESIGLHIHLSKATNQILGDKFITGMEFGEDDILDVDMLIISAGIRPRDELGKACGLEIGVRGGIVVNNKMQTSDEYIYAIGEIALYNQMIYGLVAPGYEMASVAVDQIIGNANNIMSESIDMSTKLKLIGVDVASFGNPFMPATKGHSVIFENKTQHLYKRINVSLDGKKLLGGILVGDATDYSMLHQIYLNGMPIPSDPSQLILPAGDGAASFGSVIDLPDAAVVCSCEAVTKAEVCCAVKDNGKETVKDIAKTTKATTGCGGCKPMVTDLINETLKSLGKVVKERICEHFDYSRQELYDIVKMKNIKDYDELLDTHGKGNGCEVCKPLAASLFASIYNETANRQDTIQDSNDRYLANIQRNGTYSVVPRVAGGEISPKQMIAMGRIAQKYDLYTKITGGQRINMFGAKLHELPLIWEELIAEGFETGQAYGKSLRTVKSCVGSTWCRYGMDESVSFAIEIENRYKGIRSPHKFKGGVSGCIRECAEARGKDFGFIAVEGGWNIYICGNGGATPKHAVLLAEKVDKETAIKYVDRFLMYYIQTAQPLMRTAAWLEKLEGGIDYVKDVVINDCLGIVDQLDKDMQHLVETYKCEWKEAIETPEIRAKYTHFVNSTEEDENIEFVALRDQKMPTPWV, via the coding sequence ATGAAAACCGTAATTGTAATAGGAAATGGAATGGTTGGTTATAAATTTTGCGAAAAGTTTGTAGCCCAAAAAGAATATAGAAATTTTAAGCTATTAGTTTTTGGTGATGAACCAAGACCTGCTTATGACCGCGTACATTTAAGTGAGTTTTTTGAAAACCAAAATGCAAAAGCGTTAGAAATGGCCTCTGAAGATTGGTATACAAAAAACGGAATTGAACTAATGATAAATGAGCGTGTTGCAGACATTAACAGAGATAACAAAACAATTACAACAGCTAACAATCGTAATTTTTCTTATGATTATCTAGTACTAGCAACTGGTTCTTCTGCTTTTGTACCTCCAATAAAAGGGGTAGAAAAAGAAGGTGTTTTTGTATACCGTACTATTGAAGATTTAGAAAGTATGTTGGCCTATGCAGCTAAATTAAAATCTACTAAACCTAAAGCAAAAGCTGCGGTTTTAGGAGGCGGACTATTAGGTCTTGAAGCTGGTAAAGCCGTAATGGATATGGGCTTAGAACCTCATATAGTTGAGTTTGCACCAAAACTAATGCCAAGACAATTAGATAGTAGAAGCAGCCAAGTATTACAATTAAAATTAGAATCTATTGGTTTACATATACACCTTAGCAAAGCTACCAACCAAATACTAGGAGATAAATTTATTACCGGAATGGAATTTGGAGAAGATGATATTTTAGATGTAGATATGCTTATAATATCTGCTGGTATTAGACCAAGAGACGAGTTAGGAAAAGCTTGTGGATTAGAAATTGGTGTACGTGGCGGCATTGTAGTTAACAACAAAATGCAAACCTCTGATGAATATATTTATGCTATTGGAGAAATTGCTCTTTACAACCAAATGATATATGGTTTGGTAGCTCCTGGATATGAAATGGCATCTGTTGCCGTTGACCAAATTATAGGCAATGCAAACAACATTATGTCTGAAAGTATAGATATGTCTACCAAATTAAAATTAATTGGTGTAGATGTGGCAAGCTTTGGAAACCCTTTTATGCCAGCAACTAAAGGACATTCTGTAATATTTGAAAACAAAACACAACATTTATACAAAAGAATTAATGTAAGTCTTGATGGTAAAAAATTACTTGGCGGAATATTAGTTGGCGATGCTACTGATTATAGTATGCTACATCAAATATATTTAAATGGTATGCCTATTCCATCAGATCCATCACAGTTAATACTACCTGCTGGTGATGGTGCAGCTTCTTTTGGTAGCGTTATAGATTTACCAGATGCTGCTGTTGTTTGTTCTTGTGAAGCCGTAACTAAAGCAGAAGTTTGTTGTGCTGTAAAAGATAATGGTAAAGAGACAGTAAAAGATATTGCAAAGACAACCAAAGCAACTACTGGCTGTGGTGGCTGTAAACCAATGGTAACAGATTTAATAAACGAAACTTTAAAATCTTTAGGCAAGGTTGTAAAAGAACGTATTTGCGAACATTTTGATTACTCTAGACAAGAGTTATATGATATTGTAAAAATGAAAAACATTAAAGATTATGATGAGCTACTAGATACCCACGGAAAAGGCAATGGTTGCGAAGTATGTAAGCCTTTAGCTGCATCATTATTTGCAAGTATTTATAATGAAACCGCTAATAGACAAGACACCATACAAGACTCTAATGACAGGTATTTAGCTAACATTCAGCGTAACGGAACCTACTCTGTTGTGCCACGTGTTGCTGGCGGAGAAATATCTCCAAAACAAATGATTGCGATGGGCAGAATTGCTCAAAAATATGATTTATACACCAAAATTACAGGCGGTCAACGTATAAATATGTTTGGAGCAAAACTACATGAACTTCCACTTATTTGGGAAGAATTAATTGCTGAAGGTTTTGAAACCGGGCAAGCCTACGGAAAATCTTTACGTACCGTAAAAAGCTGTGTTGGATCTACTTGGTGCAGATATGGTATGGATGAAAGTGTAAGTTTTGCCATTGAAATAGAAAACAGATACAAAGGCATACGTTCTCCTCATAAATTTAAAGGTGGCGTATCTGGCTGTATTAGAGAATGTGCAGAAGCTCGTGGAAAAGATTTTGGTTTTATTGCTGTTGAAGGCGGCTGGAATATTTATATCTGCGGTAACGGTGGCGCTACTCCTAAACACGCTGTTTTATTGGCAGAAAAAGTAGATAAAGAAACTGCTATTAAATATGTAGACAGGTTTTTAATGTACTACATACAAACAGCACAGCCACTAATGCGTACTGCCGCCTGGTTAGAGAAGTTAGAAGGTGGTATAGACTATGTTAAAGATGTAGTAATTAATGATTGTCTAGGCATTGTAGACCAGTTAGACAAGGATATGCAACATTTGGTAGAAACTTACAAATGCGAATGGAAAGAAGCCATAGAAACCCCTGAAATAAGAGCCAAATACACACATTTTGTAAACTCTACAGAAGAGGATGAAAACATTGAATTTGTAGCACTAAGAGATCAAAAAATGCCAACTCCTTGGGTGTAA
- a CDS encoding Crp/Fnr family transcriptional regulator: MSGKYTFLATSCKNCVNTECLVKRSVLTEQDDFFSSLKTEISCKKGQQFIIEGAPVNGLFFILKGKVKVYRTGINGKEQIVRFAKEGEIIGHRGFGTEEYYSIGAIALEDTVLCYYSKNSLQQKLKSNATFTYDMMLFYANELNRSEAKLKTISQMTVRERVVDSLLYIHRKFKDYNGFLNLQLSRREYADYAGTTEEQVIRVFSALKKESLIFTKGKKIGITNITLLKKEISEHNYYLDL; this comes from the coding sequence ATGTCTGGCAAGTATACATTTTTAGCTACTTCTTGTAAAAACTGTGTTAATACAGAGTGTTTGGTAAAAAGAAGTGTTTTAACAGAACAAGATGATTTTTTTTCTTCATTAAAAACTGAGATTAGTTGTAAAAAAGGGCAGCAGTTTATAATAGAAGGAGCGCCAGTAAACGGTCTCTTTTTTATACTAAAAGGCAAAGTAAAAGTTTATAGAACAGGAATAAATGGAAAAGAGCAAATTGTAAGATTTGCTAAAGAAGGAGAAATAATAGGTCACCGTGGTTTTGGAACCGAAGAGTATTATTCTATAGGAGCTATAGCACTAGAAGATACTGTTTTATGCTATTATTCTAAGAATAGTTTACAGCAAAAACTTAAAAGTAATGCAACTTTTACCTATGATATGATGCTATTTTATGCAAACGAACTAAATAGGAGTGAAGCAAAATTAAAAACCATTTCACAAATGACGGTTAGAGAGCGTGTGGTAGATTCGTTACTTTACATACATAGAAAATTTAAAGACTATAATGGTTTTTTAAACTTGCAACTAAGTAGAAGGGAATATGCAGATTATGCAGGTACTACAGAAGAACAAGTAATAAGAGTTTTTTCTGCCCTAAAAAAGGAAAGTTTAATTTTTACTAAAGGAAAAAAAATAGGAATAACTAACATAACCTTACTTAAAAAAGAAATATCTGAACATAATTATTATTTAGATTTATAA
- a CDS encoding CmpA/NrtA family ABC transporter substrate-binding protein, whose amino-acid sequence MKNTVNNVLLYLIALAFLSACGEKDKKASTTTTEEVTGSAFEIEKPQLTFGFIKLTDMAPLAIAKEKGFFEEEGLFVSVEAQSNWKNVLDRVIDGQLDGSHMLAGQPIAAGVGFGRRAKLVTPFSMDLNGNGITVSNDVWAKMKPNVPLDDNGKTIHPIKADALKPVVAEYKNSGKPFKMGMVFPVSTHNYEIRYWLAAAGIHPGMYTADNVQGQIDAEVLLSVTPPPQMPATLESGTIYGYCVGEPWNQQAVFKGIGVPVVTNYDIWKNNPEKVFVMTKKFVDENPNTAVAVTKALIRAGKWLDNPNNRKEAVKILSMSQYVGAPEEVLANSMTGTFEFEKGDKRSMPDFNVFYKYNATYPFYSDGIWFLTQMRRWGQISEAKPAAWYKETIKEIYRPDVWRKAADLLVAEGKIPKQDIPDTDGYKPATTDFIDGTLYDAKDPIGYINSFSIGNKD is encoded by the coding sequence ATGAAAAATACAGTAAACAATGTACTTCTTTATTTAATAGCACTAGCTTTTCTATCGGCTTGTGGTGAAAAAGATAAAAAAGCAAGTACTACTACAACAGAAGAAGTAACAGGGTCAGCATTTGAAATTGAAAAACCACAATTAACTTTTGGCTTTATAAAGTTAACAGATATGGCTCCTTTAGCTATAGCAAAGGAAAAAGGTTTTTTTGAAGAAGAAGGGCTTTTTGTTTCTGTTGAGGCACAGTCTAATTGGAAAAATGTTTTAGACCGTGTTATAGATGGCCAGTTAGATGGTTCTCATATGCTAGCAGGACAACCAATAGCAGCAGGAGTAGGGTTTGGTAGACGTGCAAAATTAGTTACTCCGTTTTCAATGGATTTAAATGGAAACGGAATAACAGTATCTAATGATGTTTGGGCAAAAATGAAACCAAATGTGCCTTTAGATGATAACGGAAAAACAATACATCCAATAAAGGCAGATGCTTTAAAACCAGTAGTAGCTGAGTATAAAAACAGCGGAAAACCATTTAAAATGGGAATGGTTTTTCCGGTATCTACCCACAATTATGAAATAAGATATTGGTTAGCAGCAGCAGGCATACACCCAGGGATGTACACAGCAGACAATGTGCAAGGACAAATTGATGCAGAAGTTTTATTATCTGTAACACCACCACCACAAATGCCAGCAACACTAGAGTCGGGCACAATATATGGCTATTGTGTAGGTGAACCATGGAACCAGCAAGCAGTTTTTAAAGGTATAGGTGTACCAGTTGTTACAAATTATGATATCTGGAAAAATAACCCAGAGAAAGTATTTGTAATGACAAAAAAGTTTGTAGATGAAAACCCAAACACAGCAGTAGCGGTTACAAAAGCTTTAATAAGAGCTGGTAAGTGGTTAGATAATCCTAACAACAGAAAAGAGGCCGTTAAAATATTGTCTATGTCACAGTATGTAGGAGCTCCAGAAGAAGTTTTAGCAAATTCTATGACGGGTACTTTTGAGTTTGAAAAAGGTGACAAACGTTCTATGCCAGATTTTAATGTGTTTTACAAATACAATGCTACTTACCCTTTTTATTCTGACGGAATTTGGTTTTTAACACAAATGAGAAGATGGGGGCAAATTTCAGAAGCAAAACCTGCCGCTTGGTACAAGGAAACTATAAAAGAAATTTACCGCCCAGATGTTTGGAGAAAAGCTGCAGACTTATTGGTTGCCGAAGGCAAAATACCAAAGCAAGATATACCAGATACAGATGGTTATAAGCCAGCAACAACAGATTTTATAGACGGTACTCTTTATGATGCAAAAGATCCTATTGGTTATATAAACAGTTTTTCAATAGGTAATAAAGATTAA